A stretch of DNA from Paenibacillus sp. FSL W8-0186:
TCAGTCTGACTCATCTGCATGCCGAAATTCGCGGCGATGAGCTGGTGAAGCTGGCCAAGCCGCTGCTGACGAATGTTGCGAAGGACGAAGCGGGCTTGAAAGAGCTGATCGGCGCTTTCTATGACGCCATGTATCCGATGCTTAGCGCCCAATTGGGAACGGACGCTTTTGATGAAGAACCGGCATCCTCCAAAGAGTTCGTCGTAGCCGCCATGTACGGCGTAGTTAAGGAAGCATTGGACGAGATCTTGAAGGATTACGACCAGCAGGCTGCCGCTCTGTTTGAAGAATCGCCGGAGCTAAGCACTGTGCTCGGCAAAGATACCGTGCTCACAACGGATCTGTATTTTGACGGCGATTTGAACACGCGCAAACAGAACATGGAGCTGACGGTAGCGATCCCTCAAGGTGAAGGCGTGCCTGTCAAAGCGTTTAAGGTGAGCAGCGAAGCCGAAATGTGGAATATTGGCGGAGCTGTAGCTGTCGATCAAGTTGACTTAAGCGCAGGCAAGCTGGATCTTGCGGACGAGGAGATCACTCCGGGGCAAATCCTGCGTAATTTCGAGCCGGGTTCGATCATTTACAAGCTGCTTAAGGACGAGATGCAAATCACTTCCAAATATGTGTTGATCGGTTATCCGGGCGATTACTATGAAGTGATCAAGAAGAACGGCACCAGCTTCGTGCCGCTCCGCTATATGTCCGCTGAGCTGGACGCAGAGATCAAATGGAACAAGGAAACGAAGACAATTACGATCATCGATGATATCACGCAAGCGGAGATTGTGCTGACGGTCGGCTCCAGCCAAGCCAAAGTAGCCGGGCAGGCAGCAGCACTGTCCGAGCCGGCGTTCATCCATACGGACGGCAAGACGTATGTGCCGCTTCGGTTCATCTCTGAAGCATTGGGAGCGAAGGTGCATGTAGACGAGGATGGCTGGATTACGGTAACGCGCGACTAATTGCCAGTCGTCGGCGTGAACCAGATTCAGCAGAGAAGAACTGCGGCTTGTTCGGGGAACCGGATAGGCTCGCAGTTCTTTTTTTTAGTTAGCAAATTGACCGCTATTTAATAATTGACGTACAATAAACCTCCATTTAAGATAGGAATAATACTTTCTTCAAAAAGAGCAGCCCGTCATGATTTGTTGCTTTAATACTTTCATCTGTGAAAGCGTTAGCAGGATCATGCTTTCGTGGCCTAAATCTTTATGGGGGTTATCTATTATTGTTTTGAGAGGGGTTATCGGTATGAAAAAGAAGATTGGAGTATTCATGGTTATTGCCGCTATGCTGATTACGGTGATCGGCTGCGGCAGCAATAATGCCGGAGGCGGCAGCAACACTGGTAATGCGGCCAACCAAGGCAATGCTGAGGCTGGGGCTCCGGCCGATACGAGCAAGGAAAGCTACAAAGTTGCGATTTCGCAAATCGTCGAGCATCCATCCTTGGACGCGACTCGCGAAGGGTTCCTCGCTGCGCTGAAAGATGCGGGCATCGTGGAGGGAGAGAACCTGAAGCTCGACTATAACAACGCGCAGGGAGACCCAACCAATAACTTAACGATTGCGCAAAAAATTGCCGGAGAGAAATACGATCTCGTACTCGGGATTGCAACTCCTCCTGCTCAAGCTCTTGTAGGCCAGGTTAAGAACTCGCCGATTTTGTTCGCGAGTGTTACCGATCCACTGGATGCCAAGCTGGTCGATAATCTGGAGAAGCCAGGCGGAAATGTCTCGGGGGCATCTGACACGAACCCGGAAGCCATTGTCAAGCTGATGGATTTCATCGCTGAGAACTTCAAGGAAGTAAAAGCGGTTGGCGTCGTGATTAACCAAGGCGAGCCGAATGCCGTGATTATGGCGGATCATGCGGAAAAAGCGCTTGAAAAACACGGCATCAAGCTGATCAAAGCGCCGGTAACGAACACCTCTGAAGTGAAGCAGGCGGCAGAATCGCTCGTTGGCCGTGCCGATGCACTGTATACGACGCTGGACAATACGGTTGTCGAAGCAGTCAGCACCGTCATTCAAATTGCGAATGAGCATGATATCCCGTTCTTCTCCAGCGACCGTGATACGGTAGAGAAGGGTGCTTTTGCCACCGTTGGTTTTAAATATTACGATCATGGCTACCAGGTGGGCGAGATGGCCGTTGAAGTGCTGAAGGAAGGCAAGAAAGTTGGCGACATGCCGGTTACCTTCCCTGACAAGCTGGATCTAATCCTGAACCTCAAGGCAGCCGCCGAGCAAGGAATCGAGGTTACCGACGCCATGAAGGACATGGTTAACGACAAGGAGAATAACTTGCTTGAATAGGCTGGTTTCAATCATTTAGGAGGTACTCATCATGGTGAACTCGTTAATCGGAGCCCTTGAATCCGGCCTGCTCTATGCGTTGATGGCGCTCGGGGTATATATAACTTTTCGGATTTTGGATTTTCCGGATCTAACGGTAGATGGAAGTTTTACGACGGGCGGCGCGATCGCTGCGGTAATGATTACGAAAGGAGCAAATCCGGTAACGGCTACCCTGCTCGCCTGCTTCGGCGGGATTATCGCCGGAATGCTGACGGGGCTGCTTCATACGAAAGGCCGCATTAACGGGCTGCTCTCAGGGATATTGATGATGATCGCGCTGTACTCGATTAATATGCGGATTCTGAGCAAGCCAAACGTTGCGCTGCTTGGTGAAACAACGCTCTTTAGCTCCGTTTCTCCGCTGCTGCTGATGCCGTTTGTCGTCGTAGTGGTCAAGCTGCTGCTGGACTTGTTCTTTAAGACGGATCTCGGGCTTGCGCTGCGCGCGACCGGAGACAACAAGCGCATGATTCGCAGCTTCGGTGCGCATACCGATAATACAATTATTCTTGGCCTAAGTTTGTCGAACGGGCTGGTTGCCTTGTCGGGTGCGCTGATCGCCCAGCAGTCCGGCTTTGCCGATATTACGTCAGGGATCGGCATGATCGTGATCGGGCTGGCTTCCGTCATTATCGGGGAAGCCATTCTGGGGGCGAGAACGGTATTCTTTGCTACGCTGGCCGCTATTGTAGGTTCAATCGTATACCGGGTAGTGGTCGCTCTCGCTCTTCGTATCCCATGGTTCGAGTCTTCGGATTTGAAGCTGATTACTGCGGTGATCGTCATCGTTGCTTTGGTACTTCCATCCGCGCGCCGCGCATCGAAGCAGCGCTCGCTTGCCCGGAAACGTTCAACAGAGGTTGCGGAGTCGCTTGGTGAACATGCAGGTTTGGGGGGTGGGCGTTAATGCTGGAGCTGTCGAATGTATCCAAGCTGTTTCATCCCGGGTCACCGGATGAGAAGATTGCGCTCGCTGACGTTAGTCTGCATTTACAGCCAGGGGATTTTGTCACCGTAGTTGGCAGTAATGGCGCCGGGAAGTCCACCTTGATGAATATGATCTCCGGCGTACTCAAACCTGACGTTGGTGAAATTCGCATCGCGGGCAGCAAGGTCAGCCATTTGAGCGAGCACCGGAGAAGCCGCTGGATCGGCCGGGTGTTCCAGGATCCGATGGCCGGAACGGCGCCGAATATGACGATCGAAGAGAACTTGGCGATGGCGTATTCACGGGGGAAGACAAGAGGACTGGGGCTGGGCATCAACGCCTCGCGCCGCGTTCTGTTCCGCCAGCAGCTTAGCCGGCTTGGGATCGGACTCGAGAACAGGTTGCGGGCCAAGGTCGGTACGTTATCCGGGGGTGAGCGCCAGGCGCTCAGCCTGCTGATGGCAACCTTCACACAGCCGAAAATTCTGCTGCTGGACGAACACACCGCCGCGCTTGATCCGGCCCGTGCCGAGCTGGTGACCCAGCTTACGCAGAGCATTGTAAACGAGATGAAGCTGACGACGCTGATGGTGACGCATAATATGGAGCAGGCCATACGTCTAGGCAATCGCCTCATCATGATGGATAAGGGCCGCATCATTCTTGACGTGAATGAAGCGAAGAAGAAGACGCTGACGATCGAAGAGCTGCTCGGTGAATTCGAGAGAATCAGCGGGCACAAGCTGTCGGATGACCGCGTCGTGCTCGGATAGAAATCATGCGACATCTGCTCAGCAGATTGTGCGCATAACATAAAGCTGCCATTCCCTTGACGCATGTAAATGCGGCGCGGGATGGCAGCTTTTTTTGCATCATTTGTCGAGAGCTTCAAGGGGATGATCATTCGGATAAACGTAAGGCGTTGCAGGGCGGGGGATTTCGCGGATTTCCTCCGCTGAGACAGCGAGGATTTCCCGGCCGTTCCTGACCGTCGTTTGCAGGGTTCCCTGTACTTCGATCCAGGCGTCCCGCTTGAACCAGGGAAGAGGCTGCGCAGAGGAAACGACGACGCCGAACGGATAGGCATCCGCGGTACAGCATTGGACAAGGAAGCGGCCAACTACAAATTCACGCGGGCTGTCCGTGCCGGGATCCTCATAGACGAAACCGCTCAGCTTTACGGTTTTACCCCGGAATTGATCCTTGAACAGCTCGAAGGCGCCTATCGTTTCAGAGTAAATTTCCGGTTTAACCTCGATAATGTCTTGAGGGTATAATTTTTTGGCGAGTTCGGCGAATTCCGTGTTGTACTTATCCGGGGCGGTGAAAATATCGTTCAGATGCTCTGCGTTCAGCGCAGGTGAAGAGAGCTGCATGCCCTTTTGATCGGCAGCCATGCTGCCGAGCGCCTGATCCGGCATAACTACGCCTAGCAGCAGCGGAACGAGGAAGAGGGTGTATACAGCGGCATTCTTTAGAGGGGATGCAGGGGTATCATGGTGCTCACAGCCGCATGCGGGAGAAGCGCTGGAAAACAGCGCCTCCCAGGCGAGGCTCAGGGACATGGCCGTAAGCGGGATCGCACTGTAGCGGAGCCAAGGCTCCATTTTCGGGGCGATGTAGTAATGCAGCGTGCCGCTTCTGGACAAATGGGCGATAAATAAGGCAAAGGCCAGCAAAATGAAGCTTCGTGCCAGCTGCTGCCGCCGCAGCGTTGTGCGGGGATTTGTCATTCCGGTAACCTCCTTTCATCGCTTAAGAATTGGATATTAGCTTAAATAGAGTTTGCCTGCGAGGACAGAACCAACAAATACGACAGTACAGATGAGAAAAGCGAAATATATGACAAATTTGGCTTTGAAGACGGACAGGAGCATGAGGACGTTCTTGAGATCCAGCATCGGTCCAAATACGAGAAAAGCGAGCAGGGAGCCGGCGGAAAACGTATGCGTGAACGCGGCAGCGACAAAGGCGTCGGAGGTTGAGCACAGCGACAATAGAAAAGCGAAGCCCATCATGAAGGCGTAGGAACCAACAGGACCCCCGCCGATGGCGAGAAGGCTCTCTCTGGGAACGAAGGATTGAATCGCGGCCGTAATGAGGCAGCCCATGATCAAGTATTTTCCCATATCAAATACCTCGTCGGCCGCGTGAACAAATATCGCTGTTATTTTCCCGCCGTGCCGGGAAGGGCCGTGATGATGACTATGGTTGTGCTCATGCTTATGGGGATGTTCATGGGCATGCTCATGGGGATGGCTGTGATTATGATTATGATGGTGGCTTGAAGCTGCGCCGGAAAGGGGTTTGCTTCTTAGCGGATCTCCTTTCCAGGTGGCGTAGATCATCCAGCCGATCGCTGCGGCGACAAGGAAGGCTAATCCCATTCTGGCATAGACCATTTCCGGATGCAGCCGGAACGCCATATAGGTCGCTCCGTACACAACCGGATTCACGATCGGTCCGGCCAGAATGAACACGGCGGCCATGTATACGGGCATGCCTTTTTGAATGAGCTTGCGGATTAGGGGGATCATCCCGCATTCGCACACCGGAAATATGAAGCCCAGCGTACAGGCGAACAAAATGCCGGCGGCAGGGTGCTTTGGAATCCATCTGCTTAACATGTCCTCGGAAATATACAGATGTACGAGCGAGGAGAGCAGGGCCCCGATCAGCACGAAAGGGAGCGCCTCCAGCAGTATGCCGATAAAGCTTGTCTTGAACAGATGGAGATAATTGAAGTCGAACGATACCAAAGGCGGCAGAGCGGGGGCGATGACAATGAGACAGGCCAGCACAAAGGCGGCGGGAAGCAAAAAGGGAAGCCATCGGGTTAGGGGCAATGGGTTCATAGCAATCTCCTCTATTTTTCATAGGATTATCTTAATCATAATAATTACTATTAATAACGGACGAGGTTCAGAACAATAAATCATGAATTTTGCCGGTCATCCAGCATTGACAAACCGGGGAGTTGGCATTATATTAGGTTTTGTTAATCGTAATAATTACGAATAATTATCGCTGTAAAAAACTAATCTGAATTGCGAAGGGAGTTGGTTGAATGACTGATCAACCATTACCGGTTACCGTGCTCAGCGGGTACTTGGGCTCAGGGAAAACAACGGTGCTGAACCATGTGCTGAATAATCGCCAAGGGCTGAGAGTTGCCGTCATTGTCAACGATATGAGCGAAATAAACATCGATGCAGAGCTGGTAAGCGCAGAAACGAATCTGTCGCGGACAGAGGAGAAGCTGGTGGAGATGTCCAACGGCTGCATTTGCTGCACCCTGCGGGATGATTTGCTGAAGGAAGTACAGATCCTGGCGGAGGAAGGGAGATTTGATTATATCCTCATTGAATCTACCGGCATAAGCGAACCGATCCCGGTTGCCCAGACTTTCACTTATGAGGATACGGAGACAGGGATTGATTTGCGTGGTTTGGCTAGGCTGGACTGCATGGTAACTGTCGTGGACGCTTATCGTTTCTGGCATGACTTCTCCTCCGGAGAGACACTGCTGGAGAGAGGCGAAGCCAGTGGTGAAGGGGATGCACGGGATGTTGTGGATCTGCTGATCGATCAAATCGAAACCTGCAATGTGCTGATCCTGAATAAATGCGACCTGGTCGGAGAGGGGGAGCTGGATGAGCTGGAGGGAGTCCTCAGGAAGCTGCAGCCCGCTGCCAAGTTCATCCGGACGCAGCATGGCAGCATTGATCCTGCGGAAATATTGAATACAGGCTTGTTCAATTTTGATGAGGTGAGTATGTCTGCGGGCTGGATCAAGGAGCTGCAGCAGGAGAGCCATACCCCCGAGACGGAGGAATACGGCATCAGTTCCTTCGTGTACCGCAGAGTGCGGCCGTTTCATCCGGAGCGTCTGGCTGGCTTTATGAGCGACTGGCCTGAAGAGGTCGTACGGGCGAAAGGTCTGGCATGGATCGCGGCCAAGACGGATTTGGCGGCCAGCTTGAGCCAGGCCGGGCCGTCGATTCAATTCGGTCCGGCGGGGCAGTGGCTGGCGTCTTTTCCTCCAGAGCAGCAGGAGGAGGTCTTCCACAGCGAGCCGGAGATGAGGCGGAAATGGGATGAAGTATGGGGGGACCGTCTCAATGAAATAGTCTTTATCGGCATACATATGAACCGTGCCGAGATCGAAGAATCGTTGGATCAATGTCTGTTAACTGAGGAAGAAATGAGCTTGGATTGGGCCAGCTTCCATAACCCGCTGCCGTGGATCAGCGATGAGGAATATTTGGCAGCAGGCCTTAGGTAGGGAACAGAGCAGGAAGAGCTAACGGATAGAAAGGAGGGTATCGAATGAGAGTAGTCGTAACGCTGGCATGCACTGAATGCGGGGACCGCAACTATACCACAACGAAAAACAAAAAAACGCATCCCGAACGCCTAGAGTTAAGAAAGTACTCGCCGCGTCTAAAGAAATATACGATTCATCGCGAAACTAGATAGGGTGAGGACATAAACGCGCTGCAGCGTCTTACTTCGACGGATGAAAGGGCGAAATGCCGTTTTGTTTAATCGTAATATTTACGTATAAGTGAGGGATTTGCATGATTTTGTCTTCCATGCGGAATGTCGTATTCGGATATGGGGATACGCCCGTGCTAAGCGGCATTTCCGTGGATATTCATCAAGGGGAATTCGTCGGGATTACCGGTCCGAATGGCGCCGCCAAAACAACGCTGCTAAAGCTATTGCTCGGCTTGCTGAAGCCATGGAGCGGCTCGGTGCATATTCACACCGAGGCATTGGAAGGGGAACGTTTGAGTATCGGTTACGTGCCGCAGAACGTGGCGTCTTTCAATAGCGGTTTTCCCAGCCGCGTACTGGAGCTGGTCAGGTCAGGCTGTTATTCCCGGCTGGGCCTGTTCAAGCGGCTTGCCGCGGATCAGCACGAGATCGTCGAACAGAGCTTGAAGCAGGTCGGAATGTGGGAATACCGGCATCGTAAAGTCGGGGAGCTGTCCGGGGGACAGAAGCAGCGGATCTGCATTGCCAGAGCTTTGGCGGGGCAGCCGAACGTGCTTGTTCTGGATGAGCCTACGGCGGGAATGGATCAGCAGGGTAGATTGGGCTTCTATCAGCTTATGCGCCATTATGTTACATCGCATGGCATGACCGTTATCATGGTGACGCATGAGCTTCAGGAGTCGGGAAAATACTTGGATCGCATCATTTCATTGGAACAGCGGGAGAGCGAGGGATGGCAGTGTTTGACTACGAATTCATGCAGCGTGCGTTTTGGGCCGGAGCTATGCTTGGAATAATCGCTCCCGTCTTAGGCGTCTATTTGATGCTCAGGCGGCAGGCATTGATGGCGGACACGCTGTCCCATGTCTCTTTGGCCGGGGTGGCGCTTGGTTCCCTCCTTGGAATGAGTCCTGCCGTGACCGGAATCGCAGCCGCGGTGCTTGGCGGAGTTCTTGTGGATGGGCTGAGGCGGGCTTATCGGACCTATAGCGAAATGTCTGTAGCGATCATTATGACCTCGGGTCTTGCCCTTGCCATCGTGCTCATGAGCCTGCGCACCAATTGGAGCAAAAGCTTCAGCTCCTATTTGTTCGGTTCGATCGTCGCGGTGAATGATGCGGGACTATGGCTGATTGGCAGCGTGACGGCTGCAGGCCTGATTTATTTGTTCGTGCTGCGAAGGCCGCTTTATAATATGACCTTTGACGAAGAGACGGCGCAGATCAGCGGTATGCAGGTGAAGCGGCTGTCATTCTCGTTTGCGATATTGACCGGGATGACGGTGGCCGCAGCGATGCCGATCGTCGGCGTCCTGCTCGTCTCTTCGCTTATGGTTCTGCCAGCCTCGCTGGCCCTGCGCATGGCCAGCGGGTTCACGATGGCAATTCTGGTTTCGGTGGCTGCCGGATGGCTGGGCATCTTCAGCGGTTTGACCATTTCATATTATGTGAACGTACCGCCCGGGGGGACGATTTCACTCATGCTGCTATTGATGCTGCTGTCCGCCATGCTTGCGCAGAAGCTGCTGCGAAGACAGGGCAGGTACAAGCAACAAGCTCTGCTTATGGGACAAGGAAACAGAACTACAAATCTTCGAGAGGGAGTGGAAAGGTGAATCAATATCGCAATCAAACAGAAAGTTCAAAGAGGAATAGAGTATGGAATAAAGGGCTGGCTGCCGCCGCACTGCTGCTTGCAGTCATCATGGTTACGGCGGCATGCGGCGCTAAGGGGGGAGCAGGCGCCAGCGGAGCAGAAGCGGAGTCTCCCGATTCTCCCAGCAAAGGTAAACTCGATATTCAGGTCAGCTTTTATCCGATGTACGAATTCACGAAACAGGTGGCGGGAGATGCGGCTGATGTGCAGATGCTTGTTCCAGGCGGTGTGGAGCCGCATGACTGGGAGCCAACCCCCCGGGATATCGCCAAGCTGGAGGAGGCCGATGTGTTCGTCTATAACGGCGCTGGCATGGAGGGCTGGGTGGAGCAGGTTCTATCCGCCGTCAGCAGCAGGAAGCTCGTGAAAATCGAAGCCAGCCAAGGGATCGATATGATCGAGGATGCTGAAGTTCATGATCATCCTGACGGAGATGAGCATGAACCTGCTGAAGAAGAGGCTCACGAGCATGACCACGAGCATGAGCATGACCAGGAGCATCACCACGACCACGAGCAGGCGCATGAAGAGGCGCACGATCACAACCATGAACATGAAGCAGCCGGTCACCATGATCATGATCACGCTCATAATCACGGCGGGCTGGATCCGCATGTGTGGCTCTCTCCGGCCCTTGCGATCAAAGAGGTTCGCAATATTGAAGCAGGTCTGTCCCAGGCTGCGCCGGAACACCAAGAGCTATTCAAGAAAAATGCGGACGCCTACGTGGCGAAGCTGGAGGCATTGGATCAGGAGTTCAGAGAGACGCTTGCAAGCGTGAAGCGCAAGGATTTCATTACACAGCACGCCGCATTTGGTTATCTTGCCCGGGAATACGGGCTCCGGCAGGTGCCGATCGCCGGGCTGTCGCCGGAGCTGGAGCCGTCGGCAGCCCAGATGGCAGAAATCGTTAAGTTTGCTAAGGAAAATGATGTAAAAACGATTTTCTTCGAAACTCTGGTATCCTCCAAAGTAGCCGAAGCCATCTCTAAGGAAATCGGCGCCCAAACGGCCGTTCTTAACCCGATCGAAGGGTTGACGGAGGAAGATTTGAGCAGCAGCCGGGATTACATCGTACTGATGCGGCAAAATTTAGAGGCGTTAAAATTAGCACTTAACGAATAGCTTTAAAGCCTTAGGATGAGATGTTTCTGCCATAGAAAATCTCATCCATTTCCGTTTTCAGCAGCTCAGTGATTTCCGCCTGCTCCTGCGGGCTTAGCTTGTCCTTCGTATAGCCGAACAGATAATTGTTCAGGTCAAATTCCTTCAGCTTGCATTTGGTATGGAAAATATGCTCCTGATAGACGTTTACATCAATCATATGGTACGCATCGACAACTTCATCCGGGATGTAATTCTGAATGGAGCTGATCTCGTGGTCGATGAACAGCTTGTGTCCGTTGATATCCCGGGTGAACCCGCGGACCCGGTAATCGATCGTCATAATGTCCGTATCAAAGGAATGGATTAAATAATTTAGCGCCTTCAGCGGCGAAATTTCACCGCAGGTCGACACGTCGATATCAGCCCGGAACGTGCTGATTCCTTCGTCCGGGTGATATTCGGGATACGTATGGACCGTAATGTGGCTCTTGTCGAGCTGCAGCACTACGTTGTCAGGCAGCGGCCCCGGCGATTCCTCAAAAGATTCCGTAGGCACCTCCACGACAGGGCCCTCCGATACAAGAACGGTTACACTCGCCCCTTGCGGCACATAATCCTGCTTGGCCACATTGAGCACATGGGCTCCGATGATGTCGGACACGGCTATCAGAATCTGGGTCAGTCTGTCGGAATTGTACTGCTCGTCGATATATTCTATATAGGCCTGCCGTTCTTCCTTCGTTTTCGTGTAGCAGATATCATACATATTAAAGCTTAGCGATTTGGTCAGATTGTTGAATTCGTGCAGCTCTACACGCTGCTTCGGTGTCAGTGTCATAGCAGCCTCCGTTAAGAAATGATATGCCTTAATTATCTTTATACCCATTCTTCCATATCCCTAACGGCCGAAAGAAATATGGATTATAATGGAGTAGGCACTTTATTTGCAGAGGAGCGGTCCGATGAATATGCAAGCTGTTTTTGATGCATTTCCGCTGTTGGAATCGAGAGACCTAATCGCCCAACGAATCATCCAAGAAGGTGCTGCTCAAAAACGGCTTTAGGCAGGAAGGCATCCTGCGGCAAGCTCATTTATGGTCCGGCAAGGGCGTGGTTGATTTGGAAATCTACGGCATTTTGCAAGAGGAATATGTATCATCTTCATCCAATTAAAAAAAGCGGCAGGCCCGTTATTATTCCGGACCCGCCGCATTGTGCTTGTGCATTTATAATTATTCTTCCGCCGACTCGTCCTGGGACTCGAGATCCTCAGCTTGGATTCTCGGAGTAACGACAGAAACGAGAAGCTCGTTTTCCGAAGACAGCAGCGTAACTTCAGGCGGAAGCTCTACATTTCCGACTAGAAGTGAATCGCCAACATCCAGCTCGCTAATATCGACGCTGATGGATGACGGCAGCTGGTGAGGCAATGCTTCGACCTCGATGAATGTGCTCTGTGTCTGCACGATGCCGCCTAATTTAGTACCCTTCGGGGTACCGACGTAATCAAGCGTTACTCTCGTACGAACGAGTTCATCCTTCTTTACACGGAGGAAATCCACATGAATATATTCGCGTGTCACAGCATCCCGCTGCAATCCTTCGAGCAGTACAGGGACTTTATCGGAGCCTCCCACTTGAACCTCTAATAACCCTGATCCTCCGCCTCTGACCCAACGTTGAAATTCCTGCGAGGAAATATGAATCATGTCGCTTTCTTTGTTCAATCCCATAACTACGCCCGGAAGACGTCCGCTTTGACGCAGGCGCTTCAGGCCCGACCTGTTCATGGGTGATCTTTGTTCCGCTGCAAAACATGCTCTCATCACTACAACACTCCTTGTTATTCAACCATAATATTTTGTGCTCCCAAAATCCCTATCCGTCCGTGAACATTGATTTCGCCCCCTGCGCGGGGGATATAAAGAGCACCATGACATCACCGCCCTGGTTAACATTAAATGTAATAAAATGTATATATGCGTGAAGGCACCCCGCTTCGTTGGAAGCGAAATGCCTTATACAATAACGATAGCATAAACCAGTTAGCCTGTCGACAACTGACAGCTGTTATTCATCGTTTTGTCTTAATTACCATAACTAGGATTATTTCATAACCTCCCGCATTTATGATGGATAAAAGCCGATATCATTACTTGGACTTTAAAATGCCGGACCGGCTGTACAGCTGGACAAAGAGGGATGCCTGCTCGTCAGCCATGCAGGAGAAATGAGCCGTTTTGTGGAAATAGAACCTGGTACTTACCATAATTTAAGGGAGCAGGAAACACAAGATTATTATGGCGGCTTCCGAACGATGGTGTTCGGGGCTGACCCTTACGGCAATACGATGCTCATGTCCGACCGCCCGCAGCTGATTTAGCGGCGGACAGGGTCATCAACTTGACCAAGGGATGCTAGAGCTTAATAAATGGTTAGAACATAAATATGATAGGCTACGGCAACAGGGGGCTAGGCGATGCGTGTCGATAATCAATATATTGTCTTTAATGAATTTGGAACGCCTGAAGACGTCCTAAGGGTCGAGCAAAGGCCCGTTACACCTCCCGGACAGGGCGAGGTGCTGGTACGAATGATCGCACGGCCGATCAATCCTTCGGATCTTATTCCGATCCGGGGAGCGTATTCGCACCGGATATCGCTTCCCTGCATTCCCGGATACGAAGGCGTTGGCATTGTGGAGGACGTTGGAATGGATGTCGCCCCGGAGCTGATCGGCAAGCGGGTGCTGCCGCTGCGGGGCGAAGGCACCTGGCAGCAATTTGTGAAGGCATCGGCGTCCTGGGCCGTTGTGATTCCCGATGACGTCACGGATGATCAGGCAGCGCAGCTGTATATCAACCCGGTAACTGCTTGGCTTATTTGCCGGAATATACTGAGTTTGAGGCCGGGGGCCGTCCTTGTCGTCAATGCAAGCGGCTCTGCGCTCGGGCGGATATTGGCCCAGTTGTGCGCTTTTCTTGGCATAAGACTCATCGCTGTGACGAGAAACGATCATCATACGAAAGAGCTGCTTGAGCTGGGCGCGGAATCTGTGATCAATACGGGCGAGACTCCGCTAAAGCAGGCTGTCATGGAGCTGACGGGCGGCTTGGGGGCAGACGCTGCGGTGGATATGATCGGCGGCAGTCCTGGTACGGAGCTGGCTTGCTGTGTGCGTACAGATGGAATGTTCGTCACAGTGGGGCTTCTGTCGGGCGTGCCGCTGGATTGGGCTGAAATCAGGCGCAGTACGAATGCTTCAGCGACGATGTTTCATCTGCGGCAATGGAATCAGACGGTTAGCGCT
This window harbors:
- the speD gene encoding adenosylmethionine decarboxylase produces the protein MTLTPKQRVELHEFNNLTKSLSFNMYDICYTKTKEERQAYIEYIDEQYNSDRLTQILIAVSDIIGAHVLNVAKQDYVPQGASVTVLVSEGPVVEVPTESFEESPGPLPDNVVLQLDKSHITVHTYPEYHPDEGISTFRADIDVSTCGEISPLKALNYLIHSFDTDIMTIDYRVRGFTRDINGHKLFIDHEISSIQNYIPDEVVDAYHMIDVNVYQEHIFHTKCKLKEFDLNNYLFGYTKDKLSPQEQAEITELLKTEMDEIFYGRNISS
- a CDS encoding 50S ribosomal protein L25, which encodes MRACFAAEQRSPMNRSGLKRLRQSGRLPGVVMGLNKESDMIHISSQEFQRWVRGGGSGLLEVQVGGSDKVPVLLEGLQRDAVTREYIHVDFLRVKKDELVRTRVTLDYVGTPKGTKLGGIVQTQSTFIEVEALPHQLPSSISVDISELDVGDSLLVGNVELPPEVTLLSSENELLVSVVTPRIQAEDLESQDESAEE
- a CDS encoding zinc-dependent alcohol dehydrogenase family protein → MRVDNQYIVFNEFGTPEDVLRVEQRPVTPPGQGEVLVRMIARPINPSDLIPIRGAYSHRISLPCIPGYEGVGIVEDVGMDVAPELIGKRVLPLRGEGTWQQFVKASASWAVVIPDDVTDDQAAQLYINPVTAWLICRNILSLRPGAVLVVNASGSALGRILAQLCAFLGIRLIAVTRNDHHTKELLELGAESVINTGETPLKQAVMELTGGLGADAAVDMIGGSPGTELACCVRTDGMFVTVGLLSGVPLDWAEIRRSTNASATMFHLRQWNQTVSAQVWQDTFRELISLIQAKKLALQPPGPRFELQKASAAVRAAEASGRNLGKYFLM